One Capricornis sumatraensis isolate serow.1 chromosome 8, serow.2, whole genome shotgun sequence genomic region harbors:
- the DNAJC7 gene encoding dnaJ homolog subfamily C member 7, with the protein MAAAAECDVVMAATEPELLDDEEAKREAESFKEQGNAYYAKKDYNEAYNYYTKAIDTCPKNASYYGNRAATLMMLGKFREALGDAQQSVRLDDSFVRGHLREGKCHLSLGNAMAACRSFQRALELDHKNAQAQQEFKNANAVIEYEKIAETDFEKRDFRKVVFCMDRALEYAPACHRFKILKAECLAMLGRYPEAQSVASDILRMDSTNADALYVRGLCLYYEDCIEKAVQFFVQALRMAPDHEKACIACRNAKALKAKKEDGNKAFKEGNYKLAYELYTEALGIDPNNIKTNAKLYCNRGTVNSKLRKLDDAIEDCTNAVKLDDTYIKAYLRRAQCYLDTEQYEEAVRDYEKVYQTEKTKEHKQLLKNAQLELKKSKRKDYYKILGVDKNASEDEIKKAYRKRALMHHPDRHSGASAEVQKEEEKKFKEVGEAFTILSDPKKKTRYDSGQDLDEEGMNMGDFDANNIFKAFFGGPGGFSFEASGPGNFFFQFG; encoded by the exons AGAAGCAGAGTCTTTCAAGGAACAAGGAAATGCCTACTATGCCAAGAAAGATTACAATGAAGCTTATAACTATTACACAAAAGCCATAG ATACGTGTCCTAAAAATGCTAGCTATTATGGGAATCGAGCCGCCACTCTGATGATGCTCGGAAAGTTCCGGGAAGCTCTCGGGGATGCACAGCAGTCAGTGAGGTTGGATGACAGTTTCGTCCGG GGACATCTACGAGAGGGCAAATGCCACCTATCTCTAGGGAATGCCATGGCGGCGTGTCGTAGTTTCCAGAGAGCCCTAGAACTGGATCACAAAAATGCTCAGGCCCAGCAGGAG TTCAAGAATGCGAATGCAGTCATAGAATATGAGAAAATAGCAGAAACGGATTTTGAGAAGCGGGATTTTCGGAAG GTTGTTTTTTGCATGGACCGTGCCCTAGAATATGCCCCTGCCTGCCATCGCTTCAAAATCCTCAAAGCAGAATGTTTAGCAATGCTGGGTCGTTACCCAGAAGCACAGTCTGTGGCCAG TGACATTTTACGAATGGATTCCACCAATGCTGATGCTCTGTATGTACGAGGTCTTTGCCTTTATTATGAAGATTGTATTGAGAAGGCGGTTCAGTTTTTTGTACAGGCTCTCAGGATGGCTCCTGACCACGAGAAGGCCTGCATTGCTTGCAGA AATGCCAAAGCACTTAAAGCAAAGAAGGAAGATGGAAATAAAGCATTTAAAGAAGGAAATTACAAGCTAGCATATGAACTGTACACAGAAGCCCTGGGGATAGACCCcaacaatataaaaacaaatgctaAACTCTACTGTAATCGGGGTACGGTTAATTCCAAG CTTAGGAAACTAGATGATGCAATAGAAGACTGCACAAATGCAGTGAAGCTCGATGACACTTATATAAAAGCCTACTTGAGAAGAGCTCAGTG TTACTTGGACacagaacagtatgaagaggcagTAAGGGACTATGAAAAAGTATATCAGACGGAGAAAACAAAAG AACACAAACAGCTCCTTAAAAATGCACAGTTAGAACTGAAGAAGAGTAAGAGGAAAGATTACTACAAGATCCTTGGTGTAGACAAGAATGCCTCTGAGGACGAGATCAAGAAAGCCTACCGGAAGCGGGCCTTGATGCACCATCCAG ATCGGCACAGTGGAGCCAGTGCCGAAGttcagaaagaggaggagaaaaagttCAAGGAAGTCGGAGAAGCTTTTACCATTCTCTCTGATCCCAAGAAAAAGACTCGCTATGACAGTGGACAAGACCTTGATGAAGAGGGCATGAATATGGGTG ATTTTGATGCAAACAACATCTTCAAAGCGTTCTTCGGCGGTCCTGGGGGCTTCAGCTTTGAAG CTTCTGGTCCAGggaatttcttttttcagtttggcTAA